One Falsarthrobacter nasiphocae DNA segment encodes these proteins:
- a CDS encoding FadR/GntR family transcriptional regulator, whose translation MNTAASEPQGRSYETVLREVEEGLRSGSLRLGDRLPGERALAAEHGISRASVRDAIRILSVLGVVRSAPGSGPESGTVIIAEPSAGLSAALRLHMASSSLPAEDVIETRVILETWGAREAARRVARGDVEPERLEHLRGLLERMDSADTPAEEFHLLDTQFHTEATALAGNVVIETVMGSLREAIRSYVTAAVATMPHWGEVAGCLRQQHHEILDALAEGRGDDAAGLVESHIRWFDALRRGMAADFDATPCS comes from the coding sequence ATGAACACCGCCGCCTCCGAGCCCCAAGGCCGCTCCTACGAGACCGTTCTCCGGGAGGTCGAGGAAGGGCTCCGCTCAGGCTCCCTCCGGCTCGGGGACCGGCTGCCCGGCGAGAGGGCGCTCGCCGCAGAGCACGGGATCTCGCGGGCGTCGGTCCGGGACGCCATCCGCATCCTCTCCGTCCTCGGCGTCGTCCGTTCGGCACCCGGCTCAGGCCCAGAGTCCGGCACGGTGATCATCGCCGAGCCCAGCGCGGGCCTGTCCGCCGCCCTGAGGCTCCACATGGCCTCGTCCTCCCTGCCCGCCGAGGACGTCATCGAGACGCGCGTGATCCTTGAGACCTGGGGAGCCAGGGAGGCCGCCCGGCGCGTGGCCCGCGGAGACGTCGAGCCGGAGCGGCTCGAGCACCTGCGCGGCCTGCTCGAGCGCATGGACAGCGCGGACACGCCCGCCGAGGAGTTCCACCTGCTCGACACCCAGTTCCACACCGAGGCCACCGCCCTCGCAGGGAATGTCGTCATCGAGACGGTCATGGGGTCCCTGCGTGAGGCGATCCGCTCGTACGTCACGGCCGCCGTTGCCACAATGCCGCACTGGGGCGAGGTGGCGGGCTGCCTGCGCCAGCAGCACCACGAGATCCTCGACGCGCTCGCGGAGGGGCGCGGCGACGACGCGGCGGGTCTCGTGGAGTCCCACATCCGCTGGTTCGACGCCCTGCGGCGCGGCATGGCCGCCGATTTTGACGCGACGCCGTGCTCCTGA
- a CDS encoding L-lactate permease encodes MTTFTPHTDALGGSVALTALVAFIPLVAFFILLAIVKLKAHVAGLISLAVALAVAVVVMKMPVGLALLSASQGAVFGAFPVFWIVVMAVWLYQVTVLSGRFEDLRRIFDSIGGGDIRIQAVLIAFCFGGLLEALAGFGAPVAITATMLMALGLKPLKAATSVLLANTAPVAFGAIAIPITTAGKLTDLPADHIGAIVGRQAPLLAIVVPLILLFIIDGRRGVKDAWAPALVTGGAFALAQFLCANYFSYELTDIVASLAGLGAAVLFLKVWRSPARDAQAQAARERLGIAPVEAGSREDALTGSRTVMALMPYLLVIILFGVAKLWTLGVNVPKALASTDVKIPWPGLDGHLMTTSGKVSTSTVYAFQWLSNPGTLLLITGVLVAIIYSVRSEGGRYSLSVPNALAEIGRTLWRMRFAGLTIVSVLALAYVMNFSGQTIAIGTWLAATGGFFAFLSPILGWIGTAVTGSDTSANALFAKLQQTAATQAGIDPNLLVAANTTGGVVGKLISPQNLAIAATSVGMEGKESEILKTVIGWSVGMLFFLCCLVYLQSTPVLGWMLP; translated from the coding sequence ATGACGACGTTCACCCCGCATACCGACGCCCTGGGCGGCTCGGTCGCGCTCACCGCCCTTGTGGCGTTCATCCCCCTTGTCGCGTTCTTCATCCTCCTCGCGATCGTCAAGCTCAAAGCCCACGTGGCCGGCCTCATCAGCCTCGCCGTGGCGCTAGCCGTCGCCGTCGTCGTCATGAAGATGCCCGTGGGGCTGGCGCTCCTGTCCGCCAGCCAGGGCGCGGTCTTCGGCGCGTTCCCCGTGTTCTGGATTGTGGTCATGGCCGTGTGGCTGTACCAGGTCACGGTCCTCTCCGGCCGGTTCGAGGACCTGCGCCGGATCTTCGACTCGATCGGCGGAGGCGACATCCGCATCCAGGCCGTCCTCATCGCCTTCTGCTTCGGCGGCCTCCTCGAGGCCCTCGCCGGCTTCGGCGCGCCCGTGGCCATCACCGCCACGATGCTCATGGCCCTCGGCCTCAAGCCCCTCAAGGCCGCCACTTCGGTGCTCCTCGCCAACACGGCGCCCGTCGCCTTCGGCGCCATCGCCATTCCCATCACGACGGCGGGCAAGCTCACCGACCTCCCCGCGGACCACATCGGCGCCATCGTGGGCCGGCAGGCACCGCTGCTCGCGATCGTCGTCCCGCTCATCCTCCTCTTCATCATCGACGGGCGCCGCGGCGTCAAGGACGCGTGGGCCCCGGCCCTCGTCACCGGCGGCGCGTTCGCCCTGGCCCAGTTCCTCTGCGCCAACTACTTCTCGTACGAGCTGACCGACATCGTCGCCTCCCTCGCGGGCCTCGGCGCCGCCGTGCTGTTCCTCAAGGTGTGGCGCTCGCCAGCCCGGGACGCCCAGGCGCAGGCCGCCCGCGAGCGCCTCGGGATCGCCCCAGTCGAGGCCGGCTCCCGCGAGGACGCCCTCACCGGCTCCCGCACCGTCATGGCGCTCATGCCGTACCTGCTCGTCATCATCCTCTTCGGCGTGGCCAAGCTCTGGACGCTCGGCGTCAACGTCCCGAAGGCCCTCGCGTCCACGGACGTCAAGATCCCGTGGCCGGGCCTCGACGGCCACCTCATGACAACCTCCGGCAAGGTGTCCACCTCCACGGTCTACGCCTTCCAGTGGCTCTCCAACCCGGGCACGCTCCTGCTCATCACGGGCGTCCTCGTGGCGATCATCTACAGCGTCCGCTCCGAGGGCGGCCGATACAGCCTCTCGGTGCCGAACGCCCTCGCGGAGATCGGGCGCACCCTGTGGCGGATGCGCTTCGCCGGCCTGACGATCGTCTCCGTCCTGGCGCTGGCCTACGTCATGAACTTCTCCGGCCAGACGATCGCCATCGGCACGTGGCTCGCGGCGACGGGCGGCTTCTTCGCCTTCCTGTCCCCGATCCTCGGATGGATCGGAACGGCCGTCACAGGCTCTGACACCTCCGCCAACGCCCTCTTCGCCAAGCTCCAGCAGACGGCCGCAACGCAGGCGGGGATCGACCCGAACCTGCTCGTCGCCGCCAACACGACGGGCGGCGTGGTCGGCAAGCTCATCTCCCCGCAGAACCTCGCCATCGCGGCGACGAGCGTGGGGATGGAAGGCAAGGAGTCCGAGATCCTCAAGACCGTCATCGGATGGTCCGTGGGCATGCTCTTCTTCCTCTGCTGCCTCGTCTACCTTCAGTCCACTCCGGTCCTCGGCTGGATGCTTCCCTAG
- a CDS encoding (Fe-S)-binding protein, protein MRIALFATCIVDAMYPRVAHATVAILERLGHTVVFPGGQACCGQMHVNSGHFAEGKRVIENHVRAFTDEEYDVAVAPSGSCVASVKHQQPMIAERFGDTDLAEKATCIGAKTLELSQLLVDVLGITDAAAQLGSYFPHSLTYHPSCHGMRLLRLGDRQESLLKSVEGIDYRPLGESDQCCGFGGTFSVKNSDVSSAMLADKTARITETGADVCSGGDASCLMHIGGGLSRQGERTHTFHVAEILASTRENPLNPHEEVNA, encoded by the coding sequence CTGCGCATCGCCCTCTTCGCGACCTGCATTGTGGACGCCATGTACCCTCGCGTCGCCCACGCCACCGTCGCCATCCTCGAGCGCCTCGGCCACACGGTCGTGTTCCCGGGAGGTCAGGCGTGCTGCGGGCAGATGCACGTCAACTCCGGCCACTTCGCGGAGGGCAAGCGCGTCATCGAGAACCACGTCCGCGCCTTCACGGACGAGGAGTACGACGTCGCCGTGGCCCCGTCGGGCTCCTGCGTCGCCTCGGTCAAGCACCAGCAGCCCATGATCGCCGAGCGCTTCGGGGACACGGACCTCGCGGAGAAGGCCACCTGCATTGGGGCCAAGACTCTCGAGCTGTCCCAGCTCCTCGTTGATGTCCTCGGCATCACGGACGCGGCCGCCCAGCTCGGCTCGTACTTCCCCCACTCCCTCACCTACCACCCCAGCTGCCACGGCATGCGCCTGCTGCGCCTGGGGGACCGCCAGGAGAGCCTGCTCAAGTCCGTGGAGGGGATCGACTACCGCCCGCTGGGCGAGTCCGACCAGTGCTGCGGGTTCGGCGGCACGTTCTCCGTCAAGAACTCGGACGTCTCCTCGGCCATGCTCGCGGACAAGACCGCTCGGATCACCGAGACCGGCGCAGACGTCTGCTCAGGCGGTGACGCCTCCTGCCTCATGCACATCGGCGGCGGCCTCTCCCGGCAGGGGGAGCGCACCCACACCTTCCATGTCGCCGAAATCCT